From the genome of Hathewaya histolytica, one region includes:
- a CDS encoding O-antigen ligase family protein: MFISILNIVLLLSRTAQLAFGFCIFYVIYDIYINLKKHIKISIFIPSIVISALLICFIIYKFFHIKFNMEDGGFTRIIMWRTFIKNFLHENFIFGYGIGKTKEFLIKYGSVHVNTNMHNFILNISLEFGILGLGLYLMWLLGILKSFLYKSCNKIKTILVIIIPFIVIISLQYLGYDNDLVLFLGIVYILKNKAYNFDKKLT; the protein is encoded by the coding sequence ATGTTCATATCAATTTTAAATATTGTTTTATTGCTTTCAAGGACTGCTCAATTAGCTTTTGGTTTTTGTATATTTTATGTGATATATGATATATATATAAACTTAAAAAAACACATTAAAATATCTATTTTTATACCAAGTATAGTTATAAGTGCATTATTAATTTGCTTCATAATTTATAAATTTTTTCATATAAAATTTAACATGGAAGATGGAGGTTTCACTAGAATAATAATGTGGAGAACCTTTATAAAGAATTTTTTACATGAAAATTTTATATTTGGATATGGTATAGGAAAAACAAAAGAGTTTTTAATTAAATATGGTTCAGTTCATGTAAACACTAATATGCATAATTTTATTTTGAATATATCTTTAGAGTTTGGGATTCTAGGCTTGGGCTTATATTTAATGTGGCTATTAGGTATATTAAAAAGTTTTTTATATAAATCTTGCAATAAAATAAAGACTATTTTGGTTATAATAATACCGTTTATTGTTATTATATCTTTACAATATTTAGGATATGATAATGATCTTGTACTTTTTTTAGGTATTGTATATATTTTAAAAAATAAAGCATACAATTTCGATAAAAAACTAACTTAG
- a CDS encoding polysialyltransferase family glycosyltransferase — protein sequence MKNLFLVYTPYHLILATTIVIGQNCEEQNDLIIMNTFDTNKLDLNSINFIFNRVVIVDKKNNLESFVEKIKNNLLVINQIKVCIKETKYNYVYLCHDDTPIDQKTIDICLRNNSQCKFIYLEDGSFCYCDYETIKPKGKIQQSIKEVICKTVFGIKDAYEFIEILGTHSKLDHLRLLWPEFARKELKSKPIHEIERELLLSSINKVYSNKFNDVHIKNNSIIILLELFDARVMDFNKYSDLIYNIVNYSKMANINVYIKYHPREVNRYMDYIKKEEYIIFLDKDAPAEVLCSKALDKKVYIISLKSTSLYTLIKMSNNIKIISLINVLGFKDNNFTVFFNKLGMIMPSSFEELCEDLNDLGNQKF from the coding sequence TTGAAAAATTTATTTTTAGTATATACACCATATCATTTGATTTTAGCTACAACTATAGTCATAGGTCAAAATTGTGAGGAACAGAACGACTTAATTATAATGAATACATTTGATACTAATAAATTAGATTTAAATAGTATAAATTTCATATTTAATAGGGTAGTTATTGTAGACAAAAAAAACAATTTAGAAAGTTTTGTGGAAAAGATTAAAAATAATCTTTTAGTAATTAATCAAATAAAAGTTTGTATAAAAGAAACTAAGTATAATTATGTTTATTTATGTCATGATGATACCCCCATTGATCAAAAGACAATAGATATATGTTTAAGAAATAATAGCCAATGTAAATTTATATATTTGGAAGATGGATCTTTTTGTTACTGTGATTATGAAACTATAAAACCTAAGGGTAAAATACAACAATCTATTAAAGAAGTTATATGTAAAACAGTTTTTGGAATAAAAGACGCTTATGAATTTATTGAGATTCTTGGAACACACAGTAAATTAGACCACTTAAGACTTTTATGGCCTGAGTTTGCAAGAAAAGAATTAAAAAGTAAACCTATACATGAGATAGAAAGGGAATTGCTTTTAAGTAGTATAAATAAGGTTTATAGTAATAAGTTTAATGATGTACATATTAAGAATAATTCAATTATTATTTTGTTAGAATTATTTGATGCGAGAGTTATGGATTTTAACAAATATAGTGATCTTATATACAATATAGTAAATTATAGTAAGATGGCTAATATCAATGTTTACATTAAGTATCACCCTAGGGAAGTTAATAGATACATGGATTATATAAAAAAAGAAGAATATATAATTTTTCTAGATAAAGATGCACCAGCAGAGGTGTTATGTAGCAAGGCATTAGATAAAAAAGTTTATATTATTTCTTTAAAATCCACATCATTATATACCTTAATTAAAATGAGCAATAACATAAAAATTATATCACTAATTAATGTCTTAGGTTTTAAAGATAATAATTTCACAGTGTTTTTTAATAAATTAGGAATGATTATGCCTTCAAGTTTTGAAGAGCTATGTGAAGATTTGAATGATTTAGGTAATCAGAAGTTTTAA
- a CDS encoding N-acetylneuraminate synthase family protein yields MKKPDIQINNRRIGEEYKPLVIAEIGINHEGSLEIAKEMVDAAYGAGAEIIKHQTHVIDDEMSSEARKVIPGNTNVSIYDVMERCALNEADEIELKEYVESKGMVYLSTPFSRAAADRLERMGVVAYKIGSGECNNYPLVEHIAAFGKPMIVSTGMNDIQSIKKTVEILEKYKVQYALLHCTNLYPTPASLVRLGAMQELKDNFPNAVIGLSDHTINNNACLGATALGASILERHFTDSKERKGPDILCSMDTAELKELIKGSSEIFEMRGGIKKAAIEEQVTIDFAFATVVAIKDIKSGDPLTKENIWVKRPGTGEIKAEQFNSLLGKKAKNNILNDSHLKWSDIE; encoded by the coding sequence ATGAAAAAACCAGATATTCAAATAAACAATAGAAGAATTGGGGAAGAATATAAGCCTTTAGTTATTGCAGAGATAGGAATTAACCATGAAGGTAGCTTAGAGATTGCAAAAGAGATGGTAGATGCTGCATATGGTGCAGGGGCTGAAATCATTAAGCATCAAACTCATGTTATAGATGATGAGATGAGTAGTGAAGCAAGAAAAGTGATTCCGGGAAACACTAATGTATCTATTTACGATGTAATGGAAAGATGTGCATTAAATGAAGCTGATGAAATAGAATTAAAAGAATATGTAGAGTCTAAAGGTATGGTTTATTTGAGCACTCCTTTTTCAAGGGCTGCAGCAGATAGGTTAGAGCGAATGGGAGTAGTAGCTTATAAAATTGGCTCAGGGGAATGTAATAATTATCCTTTAGTAGAGCATATAGCAGCATTTGGTAAACCTATGATAGTTTCAACAGGTATGAATGATATTCAAAGCATTAAAAAAACAGTAGAAATTCTAGAAAAATACAAGGTTCAATATGCTTTGTTACATTGTACAAATTTATATCCTACTCCTGCAAGTTTGGTTAGATTGGGAGCTATGCAAGAACTTAAAGACAATTTTCCTAATGCAGTTATTGGATTATCGGATCATACTATTAATAATAATGCTTGTCTAGGTGCAACTGCATTAGGGGCATCAATATTAGAGAGACATTTTACGGATTCTAAAGAAAGAAAAGGACCAGATATTTTATGCTCTATGGATACAGCTGAATTAAAAGAATTAATTAAGGGAAGTAGTGAGATTTTTGAAATGAGAGGTGGAATTAAAAAGGCTGCTATAGAAGAGCAAGTAACAATTGACTTTGCATTTGCAACAGTTGTGGCAATTAAGGATATAAAGTCTGGAGATCCTCTTACAAAAGAAAATATTTGGGTAAAGAGACCTGGTACAGGTGAAATAAAGGCAGAACAATTTAATTCATTATTAGGGAAAAAAGCTAAGAATAATATTTTAAATGATAGCCATCTAAAATGGAGTGATATAGAATAA
- the neuC gene encoding UDP-N-acetylglucosamine 2-epimerase, with protein MKKIVFLTGTRADYGKIKSLMNKVESSEKFELHIFATGMHMLSRYGSTWIEIEKDGFKNIYKFINQQRNCHMDMALSNTILGFSNYVCELKPDMIVIHGDRLEALAGAIVGAFNNIKVVHIEGGEVSGTIDESIRHAITKFCHIHLVSNEEAKGRIVQMGEEEKNIFIIGSPDVDIMASKNLPTITETKNRYDIGFNRYAILIYHPVTTEIDKIRKNVKALVDALIESRKNYVVIYPNNDEGSSEIFNEYKRLINNDNFKIFPSIRFEYFLTLLKHSEFIIGNSSAGIRESGVYGITSIDLGNRQQGRYDIYKMNNIIHVDEDKKHILEAIKLAEIKEKSYTKTFGHGNSDEKFLEILEDDYIWNLNIQKKFIDILH; from the coding sequence ATGAAAAAAATAGTCTTTCTTACAGGTACTAGAGCTGATTATGGGAAAATAAAATCATTGATGAATAAAGTTGAAAGCAGTGAGAAATTTGAGTTACATATATTTGCTACGGGAATGCATATGTTATCAAGATATGGCTCTACTTGGATAGAAATAGAAAAGGATGGTTTTAAAAACATATATAAGTTTATAAATCAACAAAGAAATTGTCATATGGACATGGCATTAAGTAATACAATTTTAGGATTTAGTAATTATGTATGCGAATTAAAACCAGATATGATTGTTATACATGGGGATAGATTAGAGGCTCTAGCTGGTGCAATAGTTGGAGCGTTTAATAATATAAAAGTAGTACATATAGAAGGTGGAGAGGTATCCGGAACTATAGATGAATCTATAAGACATGCTATAACTAAGTTTTGTCATATTCATTTAGTAAGCAATGAAGAAGCTAAAGGGAGAATAGTCCAAATGGGAGAAGAAGAGAAGAATATATTTATTATAGGTTCTCCAGATGTGGATATAATGGCTTCAAAAAACTTACCTACAATAACAGAAACTAAGAATAGATATGATATAGGTTTTAATAGGTATGCTATATTGATATATCATCCAGTTACCACTGAAATAGATAAAATAAGAAAAAATGTTAAAGCTTTAGTAGATGCTCTTATAGAGTCTAGAAAAAACTATGTTGTCATATACCCTAATAATGATGAAGGAAGTTCTGAAATTTTTAATGAGTATAAAAGATTAATAAACAATGATAATTTTAAGATATTTCCATCTATTCGATTTGAATACTTTTTAACTTTATTAAAGCATAGTGAGTTTATAATAGGAAACTCTAGTGCAGGAATAAGGGAAAGTGGAGTATACGGTATAACATCTATAGATCTTGGAAATAGGCAACAGGGAAGATATGATATATATAAGATGAATAATATAATACATGTGGATGAGGATAAGAAACATATTTTAGAAGCTATAAAATTAGCAGAAATAAAGGAAAAAAGTTATACAAAAACATTTGGACACGGAAATAGCGATGAAAAGTTTTTAGAAATTCTAGAAGATGATTATATTTGGAATTTAAACATTCAAAAAAAATTTATTGATATATTGCATTAG
- a CDS encoding acylneuraminate cytidylyltransferase family protein — protein MYYNKTFLAIIPARGGSKGIYKKNIVKIKGKPLIQYTIDEAKKSKYLDRVIVSTEDEEISRISRTIGAEVPFLRPKYLAQDKSKVIDSIIYTINKFEENGFKYDYVVLLQPTQPLRLAYHIDEAIEKIVKKNEDSLVSISEVKEHPILMRTLDENERTISLLNVNSTVRRQEFPKMYKVNGAIYINKINSNLNKDTSMNDNILAYIMEKEYDLDIDDAIDLQMFKLNLEK, from the coding sequence ATGTACTATAATAAAACGTTTTTAGCTATAATACCTGCCAGAGGTGGGAGTAAGGGGATTTATAAAAAAAATATAGTTAAAATAAAAGGAAAGCCACTTATTCAATATACAATTGATGAAGCTAAGAAATCAAAGTATTTAGATAGAGTTATTGTATCAACGGAGGATGAAGAAATTTCACGAATTTCAAGGACAATTGGTGCAGAGGTTCCCTTTTTAAGGCCTAAATACTTAGCACAGGATAAATCCAAGGTTATAGATTCCATAATATATACTATAAATAAATTTGAAGAAAATGGATTTAAGTATGATTATGTAGTTTTATTGCAACCGACACAACCACTAAGATTAGCTTATCACATAGATGAAGCCATAGAGAAAATTGTTAAAAAAAATGAAGATAGTTTAGTTAGTATTTCAGAAGTTAAGGAGCATCCTATTTTAATGAGAACCTTAGATGAAAATGAAAGAACTATAAGTTTGTTAAATGTAAACAGCACAGTTAGAAGACAAGAATTTCCTAAGATGTATAAGGTTAATGGAGCTATATATATAAATAAGATAAATAGCAATTTGAATAAGGATACTAGTATGAATGATAATATATTAGCTTATATTATGGAAAAAGAATACGATTTAGATATTGATGATGCAATAGATTTACAGATGTTTAAATTGAATTTGGAGAAATAA
- a CDS encoding lipopolysaccharide biosynthesis protein, whose translation MSIKGIFHRAFKLDFLKHGFNYIIANFFSKGLVFLMIPVFTRILTPSEYGTYSIYVTIVSIFSILISLNIPAAIKQSYLKREKEFSAILGTNLIFIVLTTLPIAIVYFIFSNEISDFFKVPAKVFKLSIVVCIFLMFYNIYIYYLEAKQESFKFLKISCSNKIIETSLCISFLFLISSNKYYSAIYGQIIAISIFAVICLYKLIKIADFKFDLGYLKYSLDYSIPLIPHNLSNFILAQFDKIILNQILGAHSTGVYSFAYNISMIITVIINSLNSSWVPIFFENYRNKKYLYLQDLSKRFFKIICLCCTIIILFSKEITMIVSTEQYYKGINIIPIIILGNLMIFFYVLYANYAFYYNNTYMISINTFIAGIINIILNYIFIPKWSYLAAAYTTLFSYIVLFLLHYINSKYILKAKVIPLSIFKFDLIKFICVISVYFIITHIIDNTIILIMIKSVIIAVLIVIEIHKQIIFI comes from the coding sequence ATGAGTATAAAGGGGATTTTTCACAGGGCTTTTAAACTAGATTTTTTAAAACATGGATTTAATTATATAATAGCAAATTTCTTTTCAAAAGGGTTAGTATTTTTAATGATACCTGTATTTACTCGTATATTAACTCCAAGTGAATATGGAACTTACTCTATCTATGTAACAATAGTTAGTATTTTTAGTATTTTAATATCTTTAAATATTCCTGCAGCTATAAAACAAAGTTACTTAAAGAGAGAAAAGGAATTTTCAGCGATACTTGGAACAAACTTAATATTCATAGTTCTTACTACACTTCCAATAGCTATAGTATATTTTATATTTAGTAATGAAATTAGTGATTTTTTTAAAGTTCCTGCTAAAGTTTTTAAACTCTCTATAGTAGTTTGTATATTTTTAATGTTTTATAATATATACATCTATTATTTAGAAGCTAAACAAGAAAGTTTTAAATTTTTGAAAATATCTTGTTCTAATAAAATAATAGAGACTAGCTTATGTATATCTTTTCTTTTTTTAATTAGTAGTAATAAGTATTATTCAGCTATATATGGGCAGATAATAGCTATTAGTATATTTGCTGTTATTTGTTTATACAAGCTTATAAAAATTGCAGATTTTAAATTTGATTTAGGGTATTTAAAGTATAGTCTAGATTATTCAATACCATTAATTCCTCATAATTTATCAAATTTTATTTTAGCGCAATTTGATAAAATAATATTAAATCAAATTTTAGGAGCACATTCTACAGGTGTATATTCCTTTGCTTATAATATAAGCATGATAATTACAGTTATAATAAATTCGTTGAATTCATCATGGGTCCCTATTTTTTTTGAAAACTACAGAAATAAAAAATATTTGTATCTACAAGATTTATCTAAAAGGTTTTTTAAAATTATATGCTTATGTTGTACTATAATAATTCTATTTTCAAAGGAAATTACTATGATTGTATCAACAGAGCAGTATTATAAAGGAATTAATATAATTCCTATTATTATATTAGGAAACTTAATGATATTTTTTTATGTGTTATATGCAAATTATGCATTTTATTATAACAATACATATATGATTTCAATAAATACTTTTATAGCTGGAATTATTAATATCATTCTTAATTATATATTTATACCTAAATGGAGTTATTTAGCAGCAGCATATACTACATTGTTCTCTTATATAGTTTTGTTTTTATTACATTATATAAATTCTAAATATATATTAAAGGCAAAAGTAATACCTCTAAGCATATTTAAATTTGATTTGATAAAATTTATATGTGTAATTAGTGTGTACTTTATAATTACACATATAATTGATAATACAATTATTTTAATTATGATAAAATCAGTTATTATAGCTGTATTAATAGTTATAGAGATACATAAGCAAATAATTTTCATATGA
- a CDS encoding FprA family A-type flavoprotein, with amino-acid sequence MTYKELKENIYWVGVEDPKLRVFDIIMETKRGTTYNSYLINDEKIAVIDTVKDGFFEEFTNNIKGVIGDRKVDYIIVQHTELDHSGSLKRLLEVYPEAVVVGSKAAINYLKNIVNKEFEFKYAEGELNLGEHTLQFISAPNLHWPDTIFTYVEKKKIIFTCDVMGCHYCPKNCITDQCSGDYCEEMKYYFDVIMGPFKKFVNLAFDKIDKLEFDIVAPSHGPIHIEDLKEYKNLYREWAKIEEIIEKNVQIFYISAYGNTEEMAKYICETINKKGIRAETHEITSTSQEELSSLIKGASGILVGSPTINQDAVKPAWDLISSICPIANRGKAAAAFGSFGWSGEGVGMITDRLKGLKFKVVEPGLRFKFVPDTEKYKEADEFIEKYLELL; translated from the coding sequence ATGACTTATAAGGAGCTAAAAGAGAATATATATTGGGTTGGCGTGGAAGATCCTAAACTAAGAGTTTTTGATATAATAATGGAAACTAAAAGAGGGACAACCTATAATTCTTATTTGATTAATGATGAGAAAATTGCTGTTATAGATACTGTTAAAGATGGTTTTTTTGAAGAATTTACAAATAATATAAAAGGTGTAATTGGAGATAGAAAAGTCGATTATATAATAGTGCAGCACACAGAATTAGATCATAGTGGTTCTTTAAAAAGATTATTAGAAGTTTATCCAGAAGCAGTAGTAGTGGGTTCAAAAGCTGCTATAAACTATTTAAAAAATATAGTAAATAAGGAATTTGAATTTAAATATGCGGAAGGTGAACTAAACTTAGGAGAGCATACATTACAATTTATTTCTGCACCTAATTTACACTGGCCAGATACTATATTTACTTATGTTGAGAAAAAGAAAATAATATTTACTTGTGATGTAATGGGATGTCACTATTGCCCTAAAAACTGTATAACAGATCAATGCTCTGGGGATTATTGCGAAGAAATGAAATATTATTTCGATGTTATAATGGGACCATTTAAAAAGTTCGTTAACCTTGCATTTGATAAAATTGATAAATTAGAATTTGATATAGTAGCTCCAAGTCATGGACCGATTCATATAGAAGACTTAAAGGAATATAAAAACTTATACAGAGAATGGGCAAAAATCGAAGAAATAATAGAGAAAAATGTGCAAATTTTCTATATTTCTGCTTATGGGAACACAGAGGAAATGGCAAAATATATATGCGAAACTATTAACAAAAAAGGAATAAGGGCAGAAACTCATGAGATAACATCTACATCTCAAGAAGAACTATCTTCTTTAATTAAAGGTGCATCTGGTATATTGGTAGGTTCTCCTACAATAAATCAAGATGCTGTGAAACCTGCTTGGGACCTAATATCTTCTATATGCCCAATTGCTAACAGAGGAAAGGCGGCGGCAGCTTTTGGATCTTTTGGATGGAGTGGAGAAGGTGTAGGTATGATTACAGATAGATTAAAGGGGCTTAAATTTAAGGTTGTAGAACCTGGATTAAGATTTAAATTTGTTCCGGATACTGAAAAATATAAAGAAGCAGATGAATTTATAGAAAAATATCTAGAATTGTTATAA
- a CDS encoding aminopeptidase encodes MAENLNLKDLEKKVELAWDKYTKEELENVQSLSSRYIDFMSLCKTERECVDEFIALAEKKGYKNLETLVKEGTKLNAGDKVYANCMGKSLVLFVIGSEPIEKGLRILGAHVDAPRIDLKQNPLYEDSDMAFLKTHYYGGIKKYQWVTIPLAIHGVFAKKDGTVVKVVIGEDENEPVIGISDLLIHLSADQMQKTLAKGIEGEDLNVCIGSMPVEDKEAKNRVKLNVLRLLNEKYGVTEDDFISAELEVVPAGRARHYGLDNSMVMAYGHDDRVCSYTSFEAMLEVESTDKTCVTLLVDKEEVGSIGATGMQSKFFENALAEVINLKEDYSDFKLRRSLANSKMLSSDVSAAYDPTFASAYEKKNSAFFGRGIVFNKYTGARGKGGCNDANAEYLAQLRDMLDKNNVSWQTAELGKVDQGGGGTIAYILAQYGMEVIDSGVALHNMHAPYEVASKADIYEAYRAYKVFLKEA; translated from the coding sequence ATGGCTGAAAATTTAAATCTTAAAGACTTAGAAAAAAAAGTTGAGTTAGCTTGGGACAAGTACACAAAGGAAGAACTAGAGAACGTTCAATCATTATCATCAAGATACATAGATTTTATGTCTCTATGTAAAACTGAAAGAGAGTGCGTTGATGAGTTCATAGCCCTAGCTGAAAAGAAAGGTTACAAAAACCTTGAAACTTTAGTTAAAGAAGGAACTAAATTAAATGCTGGAGATAAAGTTTATGCTAACTGCATGGGAAAAAGTTTAGTTCTATTTGTAATAGGTTCTGAACCAATTGAAAAAGGTTTAAGAATATTAGGTGCTCACGTTGACGCTCCAAGAATAGACTTAAAACAAAACCCATTATATGAAGATTCAGATATGGCATTCTTAAAGACTCATTATTATGGTGGAATTAAAAAATACCAATGGGTAACTATACCACTTGCAATTCACGGAGTATTTGCAAAGAAAGATGGAACAGTTGTTAAAGTTGTAATTGGTGAAGACGAGAATGAGCCAGTAATAGGAATTTCTGATTTATTAATTCACTTATCTGCAGATCAAATGCAAAAAACTTTAGCTAAAGGTATAGAAGGTGAAGATTTAAATGTATGTATCGGTTCTATGCCTGTAGAAGACAAAGAAGCTAAAAATAGAGTTAAATTAAATGTATTAAGACTATTAAATGAAAAATATGGAGTTACTGAAGATGACTTTATATCAGCTGAATTAGAAGTTGTTCCAGCAGGAAGAGCTAGACATTATGGTCTTGATAATTCAATGGTTATGGCATATGGTCATGACGATAGAGTATGTTCTTATACTTCATTTGAAGCTATGTTAGAAGTAGAAAGCACTGACAAGACTTGTGTTACATTACTTGTTGATAAAGAAGAAGTTGGAAGCATTGGAGCTACAGGAATGCAATCTAAATTCTTTGAAAATGCATTAGCTGAAGTTATTAACTTAAAAGAAGATTACAGTGATTTTAAATTAAGAAGATCACTTGCAAACTCAAAAATGTTATCTTCAGACGTTAGTGCTGCATACGATCCTACTTTTGCAAGTGCTTATGAAAAGAAAAACTCTGCTTTCTTTGGTAGAGGTATAGTATTCAATAAGTATACTGGTGCAAGAGGAAAAGGCGGATGTAACGATGCTAATGCTGAATACTTAGCACAATTAAGAGATATGTTAGATAAAAACAATGTTTCATGGCAAACAGCAGAACTTGGTAAAGTAGATCAAGGTGGTGGAGGAACTATAGCTTACATCCTAGCACAATATGGAATGGAAGTTATAGACTCTGGTGTAGCATTACACAATATGCATGCTCCATACGAAGTAGCAAGCAAAGCTGATATATATGAAGCTTACAGAGCTTATAAAGTATTCTTAAAAGAAGCTTAA
- a CDS encoding PHP domain-containing protein translates to MIRADLHMHTTASDGALEVEKLIKKAKKSRLDIISITDHDTVNSVKTALSLQSKYNIKVIPGIELTTKFNNESIHLLGYFKDDSFLDNDFLYFLEYIKQERYERGKKIVEGLKVHFNIDINFDNLIKNSKGTLARPHIAKAIQDLGYDKNFSRIFDLYLSKESPAYVPNNSVSLEKGLKILKKYNALRILAHPVLIKKTPLNSFLSLDIEGIEADYPLNKGGDLELYIDICRENNLIYTAGSDYHGIDGDKKHGDLGQCTLNSEPLDRFLQALNI, encoded by the coding sequence ATGATTAGAGCGGATTTACACATGCATACTACTGCCTCTGATGGTGCATTAGAGGTTGAGAAATTAATAAAAAAAGCAAAAAAATCTCGCCTTGATATAATTAGCATTACTGACCATGATACAGTAAATTCTGTAAAAACAGCACTATCTCTTCAGTCAAAATACAATATAAAAGTAATACCGGGAATTGAACTTACTACTAAATTTAACAATGAGAGTATTCACCTTTTAGGATACTTTAAAGATGATTCTTTTTTAGATAATGACTTCTTATATTTCTTAGAATATATAAAGCAAGAAAGATATGAAAGAGGAAAAAAAATTGTAGAGGGATTAAAAGTACATTTTAATATAGATATAAATTTTGATAACCTTATAAAAAACTCAAAGGGTACCCTTGCAAGACCCCATATAGCAAAAGCAATACAAGACTTAGGTTATGATAAGAATTTCTCTCGTATATTTGATTTGTATTTAAGCAAGGAGAGTCCAGCATATGTTCCTAATAACAGTGTATCTTTAGAGAAAGGATTAAAAATTCTAAAAAAATATAATGCCTTAAGAATTTTAGCTCATCCTGTCCTAATAAAGAAAACTCCTTTAAATTCCTTCTTATCTCTTGACATAGAGGGAATTGAAGCTGACTATCCATTAAATAAAGGTGGTGATTTAGAGCTGTATATTGATATATGCAGGGAAAATAATTTAATTTATACTGCTGGTTCAGACTATCATGGCATAGACGGTGATAAAAAACATGGTGATTTAGGTCAGTGTACCTTAAATTCTGAACCTTTAGATAGATTCCTTCAAGCGTTAAATATATAA
- a CDS encoding anthranilate synthase component II: MYLIVDNYDSFVHNLVMYFKELGEEIQIYRNDEIDIKTIEDINPEGIIISPGPKEPSKSGNSLAIINRFKGDIPILGVCLGHQSIAYNFGGRIIKGEYPVHGKVSSITHKGIGVFKNLKSPLKVTRYHSLIVDKESINNDFIITAMTEDGVVMGIRHKEYFIEGVQFHPEALLTELGHNMLKNFIEESKEYIRNKGDN; this comes from the coding sequence ATGTACTTAATAGTTGATAATTATGATTCTTTTGTCCATAACTTAGTTATGTATTTTAAGGAATTGGGAGAAGAAATTCAAATATATAGAAATGATGAAATAGACATAAAAACAATAGAAGATATAAATCCAGAAGGAATAATAATTTCTCCAGGTCCAAAAGAGCCTTCAAAGTCTGGGAATTCTCTAGCTATAATAAATAGGTTTAAGGGAGATATTCCAATACTAGGCGTATGCTTAGGGCATCAGAGTATAGCATATAACTTTGGAGGTAGGATAATAAAAGGGGAATATCCTGTTCATGGTAAGGTATCATCAATTACTCATAAGGGCATAGGGGTTTTTAAAAATTTAAAATCACCTTTAAAAGTCACTCGATATCATTCTCTTATAGTAGATAAAGAGAGCATAAATAATGACTTTATAATTACAGCAATGACAGAGGACGGAGTTGTTATGGGTATTAGACATAAGGAATATTTTATAGAGGGTGTTCAATTTCATCCAGAGGCCCTTTTAACAGAACTTGGTCATAATATGTTAAAAAATTTTATTGAAGAGAGCAAAGAATATATTAGGAATAAGGGGGATAACTAA